In one Corythoichthys intestinalis isolate RoL2023-P3 chromosome 16, ASM3026506v1, whole genome shotgun sequence genomic region, the following are encoded:
- the arhgdia gene encoding rho GDP-dissociation inhibitor 1, translated as MAESEPTPEQLAALAAAAEEPDCPVNYKPPAPKSLQEIQDLDKDDESLRKYKEALLGSTAVSADPNKPNIQVTRMTLLCEAAPCPLVLDLQGDLENFKKNPFVLKEGVEYRIKINFKVNKEIVSGLKYIQQSFRKGVKVDKSDYMVGSYGPRPDQEYEFLTTVEEAPKGMLARGTYNVKSKFTDDDKHDHLSWEWSLTIKKDWKD; from the exons ATGGCTGAGTCGGAACCCACACCCGAGCAGCTGGCCGCGCTCGCTGCAGCCGCCGAGGAGCCCGACTGTCCGGTCAACTACAAACCTCCAGCGCCGAAGAGCTTGCAGGAGATCCAGGATCTTGACAAGGATGATGAGAGCCTGCGCAAGTACAAGGAGGCGTTACTGGGCAGCACTGCTGTGAGTGCAG ATCCAAACAAACCAAACATCCAGGTGACGCGAATGACTCTGCTATGTGAGGCTGCACCATGCCCTTTGGTACTTGATCTGCAGG GAGATCTGGAGAACTTTAAGAAGAATCCATTTGTGTTAAAAGAAGGTGTGGAGTACAGAATAAAGATCAATTTCAAG GTTAACAAGGAGATTGTATCGGGTTTGAAGTACATTCAGCAGTCATTCAGGAAAGGAGTAAAGG TTGACAAGTCGGACTACATGGTGGGCAGCTACGGGCCTAGACCCGACCAAGAGTACGAGTTCCTCACAACCGTTGAGGAGGCCCCCAAGGGCATGCTGGCCCGCGGCACGTACAACGTCAAGTCCAAGTTCACCGACGACGACAAACACGATCACCTGTCCTGGGAGTGGAGCCTCACCATTAAGAAGGACTGGAAAGACTGA
- the cdr2l gene encoding cerebellar degeneration-related protein 2-like: protein MLRAGRMEEFVTEEEEPWYDQRDLKQDLHLAAELGKTLLERNKELEDSLQQMYINNEDQVHEIEYLSKQLEMLREMNEQHAKVYEQLDVTARELEITNEKLVLESKASQQKIDRLTGTVETLQGQVDCLTARVEELRTLDELRVLREKRERRKTVHSFPCLKELCTAPRYEDGFLLANPGSVDLTERPAAEEENERLRDIVTSLRSAMAAERSKRECAERECAAVLQEFDRIEQRLLGAEGCQLRVRELEAELQEMQLLRKSRACLTEEGIETLLANCPETDAPDEAVALDAGGDVGSGDSGGPVRKSCSDTALNIVTVRDPPGRRQSGRKRGMSILSEVDEQYHALLEKYEELLGKCRRDEESLRHAEVQTSRPVSRDPSLKEYSIASSGAAAAFVSSPPTPPDAPSTPEALEGISRQVEQVDKRLSQNTPEYKALFKEIFSRLQKTKSDVSATKGRKGGK, encoded by the exons ATGCTCCGTGCGGGCAGGATGGAGGAGTTTGTTACGGAGGAAGAGGAACCATGGTACGACCAGCGTGACTTGAAGCAAG ACTTACACTTGGCAGCGGAGCTCGGCAAAACCCTCCTGGAGCGTAACAAGGAGCTGGAGGATTCCCTTCAGCAGATGTACATCAACAATGAGGATCAAGTGCATGAGATAGAG TATCTGTCCAAGCAACTGGAGATGTTACGCGAGATGAACGAGCAGCACGCCAAGGTTTATGAACAGCTGGACGTGACCGCCAGAGAGTTGGAGATCACTAATGAGAAGCTGGTTTTGGAGAGCAAGGCCTCGCAGCAGAAAATAGACAG GTTGACGGGCACCGTGGAGACCTTGCAAGGTCAGGTGGACTGTTTGACCGCCCGGGTGGAGGAACTGCGAACTTTGGATGAGCTCAGGGTCCTCCGAGAGAAGAGGGAACGCCGCAAGACGGTCCATTCGTTTCCCTGCCTCAAAGAACTCTGCACTGCTCCAAG GTATGAGGACGGTTTCCTGTTGGCCAACCCCGGTAGTGTGGACCTCACAGAGCGGCCTGCGGCAGAGGAGGAGAACGAGCGCCTGAGGGACATCGTGACGTCGCTGCGTTCGGCCATGGCGGCCGAGCGCTCCAAAAGGGAGTGTGCAGAGCGGGAATGCGCCGCCGTGCTGCAGGAGTTCGACCGTATTGAGCAGCGTCTGCTCGGAGCCGAGGGCTGCCAGCTGCGGGTTCGGGAGCTGGAGGCTGAGCTCCAGGAGATGCAGCTCCTGAGGAAGTCCAGGGCGTGTCTGACGGAGGAGGGCATAGAAACGTTGCTCGCCAACTGCCCCGAGACTGACGCGCCGGACGAAGCAGTCGCCCTGGACGCGGGAGGAGATGTTGGGTCCGGCGATTCGGGAGGCCCGGTGAGGAAGAGCTGCAGTGACACGGCCCTGAACATCGTCACGGTCCGCGACCCGCCGGGTAGGCGCCAGTCGGGGCGCAAACGGGGGATGTCTATCCTGAGCGAGGTGGATGAGCAGTACCACGCCCTGCTGGAGAAGTACGAGGAGCTGCTGGGAAAGTGCCGGCGCGACGAGGAGAGCCTTCGCCACGCCGAGGTGCAGACGTCACGGCCCGTCTCCAGGGACCCTTCCTTGAAAGAGTATAGCATAGCCTCTTCGGGGGCCGCCGCCGCATTTGTCAGCTCCCCTCCGACTCCTCCGGACGCCCCGTCCACACCGGAGGCATTGGAAGGCATCAGTAGGCAGGTGGAGCAAGTGGACAAACGTCTCAGCCAAAACACGCCTGAGTACAAAGCGCTCTTCAAAGAGATCTTCTCTCGTTTGCAGAAGACCAAGAGTGACGTGAGCGCCACCAAGGGCAGAAAAGGTGGCAAGTGA